The DNA sequence GGGCGCGCTCGACGGCCTGCCAGCCGTACAGCCGCTGGTTGAGCTGGCCGACCTTCTCGCGCGGGGACAGCTGGGTGAGGACGCGTTCGACGGCGGCGGGCGTGGGGCCCTGCGCGTGTTCAGTCTTCGGCATGGGTGTGAGTCCGGTTGAGTACGTCCGCGTCGCTGACCGAGCTGTAGAAGGTGCGCCCGGTCGGCTCGGCGTGGACGAGGGATTCGATTCCGCGCGCGCTGAGCGCGCCCGGGTCGGCGGCGGTGGCGGAGGTGACGAGGGCGGGGCGCGCCCCGCCCCGGGCACCTCGCATCCACGCCTCGAACACGCCGCCGCCCGGGGACAGTTCGGCGCGGGAGACGGGGATGTCCTCGTCGTCGACCGGGATCACGACGGCCTCTCGGCGAGGCGCGGGACGGGGCCGGTCACGGAGCTCCTCGGCGAGCGCGGCGAAGCGCCGTCCGATCGGCTTCACCCGGCCATCGGCGTCGATGAGGCCCAGGCTGTGCTCCAGCTCCGGGAAATCCCCGAGCCGGCGTTCCACGTCGTGGGAGCACCACCAGGTGACTCCCCACAGCGCTTCGCTGTCGGCCGCCGCCCGGACCGTCTGCTCGCAGAAGTCCGGCGCCTGGTCCTCGGTGAGGTGGTTCAGCGGGGCCCCGACCTCCTGGAGCCACACCGGGCGCGCCGGGTCGAGGGCGAAGGCGCGTGACAGCTCGATCAGGTACGCGGCGTGGTGAACGCTCTCGTGGGACATGGCGCCGTAGCCCTGCGCGGTCCCGTTGAAGATCCACGAGTGCACCACGCTCATCTGGCCGTGCCGGCTGGAGTGGGCCGGGACGAAGGCGTGGTCGTCGGCGTACCAGACGGCGTCGTATTCGGCGTTGAGCCTGAAGTGGCGGGGGTCGCGCGGCCCGGTGCCGTGCAGGGCCTCCAGCCAGGACGTCACCTGCTGTGTCGTGGCGGGCATCCGGTTGGGGTGCACCGCCGAGGTGAACTGGTTGACCTCGTTGCCCAGCGTCAGTCCGAGGAAGTTGGGCAGGTCGTGCAGGTGCTCGTCGAACGCCTCGACCAGCAGCGCCTGGGCGGCGATGGCATCGGGGTCGCTGAACATGCTGCGCCGGTGCCAGTTCGCCAGCCAGCTCGGCACGAAGTCGAAGCCGGACAGGTGTCCCTGGAGGACGTCGACAGCGGCGTCGAGACCGGCCTCCCCGGCGATCTCCACGACCTGGCGGATGTCCTGGAGGGCGCGGCGGCGGATCAGGGTCCTGTTCGGCTGCACCACGGGCCACATCGGAAGGATGCGTACGTGGTCGATGCCCAGGCCGGCGAGGGCCTTCATATCGCGACGGGTGACCTCCCGGTCGGGGGCCAGCCAGGAGTAGAACCAGTCCTGAGAAGGCGTGTAGTTGACTCCGAATCTCAGCATGTCAACCTTTCAGGCCGCCGGCTTCCAGCCCGCGGAAGAAGTAGCGCTGCAAGACGGCGAAGAACACCACAATGGGAACCAGGGCGATGATGGTGCCGGCCGCGATGAGGCGCGGATCGTCGTAGAAGGTGCCGTGCAACCGGTTCAGGCCGACGGTGAGGGTGTAGTTCTGCTCGTCCGACAGGACGATCAGGGGCCAGAGGAAGTCATTCCACGAGCCGACGAAGGCGAAGATCGCAACCACCGTGATCACGCCCTTGACCTGGGGCACGGAAACCCGGATGAACCGCTGCCAGGCGTTGGCGCCGTCGACGATGGCGGCCTCTTCGAACTCCGCGGGAAGGTTGCGGAAGGCGTTGCGCATCAGCATCACGTTCAGCGCCGCCACCAGGGTCGGCAGGACGACCCCGAACAGCGTGTTCACCAGCCCGGCGGTCCTGATCGTGAGGAACTGCGCGATCAGGACGGTCTCGGAGGGGACCAGCAGGGCGGCCACGACGACCGCGGTCGCCAGGCCTCTGCCGCGGAAGCGCAGCTTGCCCAGCGCATAGCCGGCGCAGGTGGCTCCGACAACGTTGCCAACCACGGCCATGGCCGCCACCGCCAGGGAGTTCAGCAGATAGCGCGGCACGGGGACGCGGTCGAGCACCGTGGCGAAGTGGTCGAGCGTGGGATGTTCGGGGATCAGCTGGGGCGGCCGGGTGTACAGGGGTTCGCCGGCGCCTTTGAGCGACAGCGAGAGCTGCCACACCAGCGGTCCCGCCAGGAGCACGACCATGAGCAGGAGGGCGAGATAGCGCGCCACGGAGCCCGGCCGGGCCCTGCGCCGCCGGGCGGCCGTGGGGTGCGCGCGTGGGGAGGGATGAGCCATCAGGAACTCCTCTGCTTCCGCTGCATGGCGAGTTGCACCAGCAGCAGCGCGCCGAGGACCACGAACATGAAGAGACTGATCGCGCCCGCGTATCCGGTGCGCGCCTGCAGCCCCGTGCCCTCGCGCTGGATCAGCATGGTCATGGTGAGATCGCCTCCCCCCACTCCTCCGGTGCCGCCGGTGAGGACATAGATCTCACCGAACACCCGGAAGGCCGCCACGGAGGACAGCACGGCGATAAGTGTCATCGTCGAGCGCACCCCGGGAACCGTGACGTTGAGGAAGGTGCGCACCACGCCGGCGCCGTCCATGGCCGCCGCGTCGTACAGGCTCTGATCGATGTTGGCCAGGGCCGCGAGGTAGATGACCATGTAGTAGCCCAGGCCGGTCCACACCGTCACGAACATCGCGCTGAAGA is a window from the Streptomyces luomodiensis genome containing:
- a CDS encoding glycoside hydrolase 5 family protein, with the translated sequence MLRFGVNYTPSQDWFYSWLAPDREVTRRDMKALAGLGIDHVRILPMWPVVQPNRTLIRRRALQDIRQVVEIAGEAGLDAAVDVLQGHLSGFDFVPSWLANWHRRSMFSDPDAIAAQALLVEAFDEHLHDLPNFLGLTLGNEVNQFTSAVHPNRMPATTQQVTSWLEALHGTGPRDPRHFRLNAEYDAVWYADDHAFVPAHSSRHGQMSVVHSWIFNGTAQGYGAMSHESVHHAAYLIELSRAFALDPARPVWLQEVGAPLNHLTEDQAPDFCEQTVRAAADSEALWGVTWWCSHDVERRLGDFPELEHSLGLIDADGRVKPIGRRFAALAEELRDRPRPAPRREAVVIPVDDEDIPVSRAELSPGGGVFEAWMRGARGGARPALVTSATAADPGALSARGIESLVHAEPTGRTFYSSVSDADVLNRTHTHAED
- a CDS encoding carbohydrate ABC transporter permease, giving the protein MAHPSPRAHPTAARRRRARPGSVARYLALLLMVVLLAGPLVWQLSLSLKGAGEPLYTRPPQLIPEHPTLDHFATVLDRVPVPRYLLNSLAVAAMAVVGNVVGATCAGYALGKLRFRGRGLATAVVVAALLVPSETVLIAQFLTIRTAGLVNTLFGVVLPTLVAALNVMLMRNAFRNLPAEFEEAAIVDGANAWQRFIRVSVPQVKGVITVVAIFAFVGSWNDFLWPLIVLSDEQNYTLTVGLNRLHGTFYDDPRLIAAGTIIALVPIVVFFAVLQRYFFRGLEAGGLKG